The candidate division TA06 bacterium genome includes a window with the following:
- a CDS encoding GDP-mannose 4,6-dehydratase, translating to MKFFITGIEGFVGHYLAQDLLDNGHQVGGSYIDDQAASDLTGKFKLYQVDLRRPEQIDKALKDFCPQVIFHLAAQSSPALSFKIPQLTFEVNLIGTVNLLEAVRGLKEKCRLLLISSCEVYGPTVGDKPLSETGPYNPISPYASSKVFQEMTCLQYFRTYSLETIVARPFPHTGPGQPHSFALPSFARQIAGIEKGNRDAVIRVGNLSARRDISDVRDVVQAYRLLAEKGRPGEVYNVSSGQAVSMEEALKQMLKMSTVSIKTETDPSLLRPADVPLLWGDPSKLKTETGWIPSFLLKDTLESLLDYWRKQD from the coding sequence GTGAAATTCTTCATCACCGGCATAGAGGGATTCGTCGGTCACTACCTGGCCCAAGATCTTTTAGATAACGGGCATCAAGTGGGGGGGAGCTATATTGATGACCAGGCCGCCTCCGACCTGACCGGAAAATTTAAGCTGTATCAGGTTGATCTCCGCCGGCCAGAACAAATAGATAAAGCCCTAAAAGACTTCTGTCCCCAGGTGATATTCCATCTGGCCGCCCAGAGTTCCCCGGCCCTTTCCTTTAAAATCCCCCAGCTTACCTTTGAAGTGAACCTGATCGGTACGGTCAATCTGCTGGAGGCCGTAAGAGGTTTAAAGGAAAAATGCCGCCTGCTGCTCATCAGTTCCTGCGAAGTGTACGGTCCGACGGTAGGTGATAAACCGCTCTCCGAAACCGGGCCCTATAATCCCATCAGTCCCTATGCCTCCAGCAAAGTTTTTCAGGAAATGACCTGTCTGCAGTATTTCAGAACCTACAGTTTGGAGACCATCGTGGCCAGGCCCTTTCCCCATACCGGACCGGGCCAGCCACACAGTTTTGCCCTGCCTTCATTTGCCCGGCAGATAGCCGGAATCGAAAAAGGGAATAGGGATGCGGTGATCAGGGTCGGCAATCTTTCGGCCCGGCGCGATATCTCCGATGTCCGTGATGTGGTCCAGGCCTACCGGCTGCTGGCTGAAAAGGGGCGCCCGGGAGAGGTTTACAACGTCAGCTCCGGCCAGGCGGTCTCCATGGAGGAAGCTCTGAAGCAGATGCTGAAGATGAGCACAGTATCCATAAAGACCGAGACCGATCCATCATTGCTGCGTCCGGCGGATGTTCCGCTGCTGTGGGGCGATCCTTCCAAACTCAAGACCGAAACCGGCTGGATCCCTTCGTTCCTGCTTAAGGATACCCTGGAGAGCCTGTTGGATTACTGGCGGAAGCAAGACTAA
- a CDS encoding DUF4139 domain-containing protein translates to MNNIMRIILPIFVLASSAAAGQDDREISLTVYNNNLGLVSEVRQLSLKKGTSEIKITDVPSQIDATSVFFQSLSDPDKVAVLEQNYQYDLVGAAKLLERYIDQNIKAYGAGGKVYEGKLLAYDGASIVLNTGSNIITLRLTDNLQNFEFPNLPQGLITRPTLMWLVDNQGPASQKCRISYLTAGISWHAEYVALLAEDEKTLDLGAWISLENNSGASFQQARLKLVAGDVNRAQGPQRRYPSAKADLQSASPQFEEESFFEYHLYTLQRKATVANNEVKQISLFPNTRAGCKKLFTYDGASSGKKVTVQLEFKNEKSSGLGMPLPAGKIRVYKKDDGQSQQFVGEDRIEHTPKDEKVRITLGSAFDIVGERTPKEYKRISDRTQEQTVEVKLRNHKNEGVEIIVVEHLSGDWEIRSKTHEFKKRDAQTVEFKIPVAKDGETVLSYTVRYKW, encoded by the coding sequence ATGAATAACATAATGCGGATCATTCTGCCAATATTTGTGTTAGCTTCATCGGCCGCTGCGGGCCAGGATGACCGGGAGATCAGCCTGACCGTATACAACAACAATCTGGGGCTGGTAAGCGAGGTCAGGCAGCTCAGCCTTAAAAAAGGGACATCTGAGATCAAGATCACCGATGTTCCATCCCAGATCGACGCGACCTCGGTCTTTTTCCAGTCTCTGTCAGATCCCGACAAGGTGGCAGTGCTGGAGCAGAATTACCAGTATGACCTGGTGGGGGCCGCCAAACTTCTGGAGCGTTACATAGACCAGAATATCAAAGCTTACGGAGCCGGAGGGAAGGTCTATGAAGGAAAACTTTTGGCCTACGACGGGGCCAGCATCGTATTGAACACCGGCAGCAACATCATCACCCTGAGGCTGACCGATAACCTCCAGAACTTTGAGTTTCCCAACCTGCCCCAGGGCCTGATCACCAGGCCCACCCTGATGTGGCTGGTGGACAACCAGGGTCCGGCCTCCCAAAAATGCCGGATATCATACCTGACCGCCGGGATATCCTGGCACGCCGAATATGTGGCGCTACTGGCGGAGGATGAGAAGACGCTGGACCTGGGAGCCTGGATCTCGCTGGAGAACAACTCCGGAGCGTCTTTTCAGCAGGCCCGGCTTAAGCTGGTGGCGGGGGACGTCAACCGGGCCCAGGGGCCGCAGCGGCGCTATCCCTCGGCCAAGGCCGATCTCCAGTCGGCCTCTCCCCAGTTTGAAGAGGAGAGCTTTTTCGAATACCATCTTTACACCCTGCAGCGCAAAGCCACCGTGGCCAATAATGAGGTCAAGCAGATCTCCCTTTTCCCCAATACCCGGGCCGGCTGTAAAAAATTGTTCACCTATGACGGAGCCAGCAGCGGGAAAAAGGTCACGGTCCAATTGGAATTCAAAAACGAAAAAAGCTCAGGGCTGGGAATGCCCCTGCCGGCCGGGAAGATCCGGGTCTATAAAAAGGACGACGGCCAAAGCCAGCAGTTCGTGGGCGAGGACCGGATCGAGCACACCCCCAAGGACGAAAAGGTGCGGATCACTTTGGGCAGCGCTTTTGACATAGTAGGAGAAAGGACGCCCAAGGAATACAAGCGGATCAGCGACAGGACCCAGGAGCAGACGGTGGAAGTGAAACTGCGGAACCACAAGAATGAGGGGGTCGAGATCATCGTGGTGGAGCACCTTTCCGGGGACTGGGAGATCAGGTCCAAGACCCACGAATTTAAAAAAAGGGACGCCCAAACCGTGGAATTCAAAATCCCGGTGGCCAAAGACGGGGAAACCGTCCTCAGCTACACCGTCAGATACAAATGGTGA
- a CDS encoding TldD/PmbA family protein, producing the protein MYGEGKIKGYLKLALSASRADQLEAVIMAEDSRLTRFANSYIHQNVSESNVLLSIRAVTGKKIGVASTNILIPEAIKQTVSQACQIASIQKENSDFISLPEPAGVQSGNWNLLVPRTEKYTARERALAVKVICDRANKFGAKAYGAFSTGVAELGVANSLGIMQYNCSSDANINTVVMTETGSGYGQGASRDVAKINIKQIAESAVKKAVESQHPTKLKPGAYPVVMEGMAVITLLEFLNYTGFSAMAVQEGRSFMGLNMGKKIVSPKVTIVDDPRNGRGFAFPFDFEGVPKQKVTLIEKGVARNVVYDSFTANKAGQKNTGHALPAPAYYPMAGNLEMKGGDSSLEKMISSTGRGVYITRFHYCNLIDPMQVSITGMTRDGTFLIENGKITKPVKNLRFTESVLRALSNVSAVSRQTTLVTEGGGYGHRFAAGTLVPALKIDKFNFTGKTDF; encoded by the coding sequence ATGTACGGCGAAGGTAAGATCAAGGGATACTTAAAGCTGGCCTTGTCCGCTTCCCGGGCCGATCAGCTGGAGGCGGTGATCATGGCGGAGGACTCCCGCCTGACCCGTTTCGCCAATTCATATATCCACCAGAACGTTTCCGAGAGCAATGTCCTGCTTTCCATCCGGGCGGTGACAGGCAAGAAGATTGGGGTGGCCTCCACCAACATTCTGATCCCCGAGGCCATCAAACAGACCGTCAGCCAGGCCTGCCAGATAGCCTCCATCCAGAAGGAGAATTCCGATTTTATCTCCCTGCCGGAACCAGCCGGGGTCCAGTCCGGAAACTGGAACCTGCTGGTTCCCCGCACCGAAAAATACACGGCCCGGGAAAGGGCATTGGCGGTAAAGGTGATCTGCGACCGGGCCAACAAATTCGGGGCCAAGGCCTACGGGGCTTTTTCCACCGGGGTGGCGGAACTGGGTGTCGCCAACTCGCTGGGGATAATGCAGTACAACTGTTCCAGCGACGCCAACATCAATACCGTGGTGATGACCGAAACCGGTTCCGGCTACGGCCAGGGAGCCTCCCGGGATGTGGCGAAGATCAACATCAAACAGATTGCCGAAAGCGCGGTCAAAAAGGCGGTGGAGAGCCAGCATCCGACGAAGCTAAAGCCAGGGGCCTATCCGGTGGTGATGGAGGGCATGGCCGTGATCACCCTGCTGGAATTCCTCAATTACACCGGTTTCTCGGCCATGGCGGTCCAGGAGGGGCGCAGTTTCATGGGACTGAACATGGGAAAAAAGATCGTCAGCCCCAAGGTCACCATAGTCGATGATCCCCGCAATGGCCGCGGTTTTGCCTTTCCCTTCGACTTTGAAGGCGTGCCCAAGCAAAAGGTGACCCTGATCGAAAAAGGCGTGGCCCGCAATGTGGTCTATGACTCCTTCACCGCCAACAAGGCCGGGCAGAAGAACACCGGGCATGCCCTGCCGGCCCCGGCATACTATCCGATGGCAGGCAACCTGGAAATGAAGGGCGGGGATTCCTCTCTGGAAAAGATGATCTCCTCCACCGGACGGGGGGTATACATTACCCGTTTTCACTACTGCAACCTGATAGATCCTATGCAGGTCTCCATAACCGGAATGACCAGGGACGGCACCTTTCTGATAGAGAACGGAAAGATCACCAAGCCGGTAAAGAACCTGCGTTTTACCGAAAGCGTACTGAGGGCCCTTTCCAATGTTTCGGCCGTTTCCCGCCAGACCACTTTGGTCACCGAAGGCGGAGGCTACGGGCACCGCTTTGCCGCGGGAACATTGGTGCCGGCCCTGAAGATAGACAAGTTCAACTTCACCGGCAAAACAGATTTTTAG
- a CDS encoding nucleotide sugar dehydrogenase produces the protein MDLKTKIEAHKATVGVIGLGYVGLPLAVEFGRVGFNVIGIDVDQKKVSSINSGRNYIADVDDQLLKKLVSTKKLKATGDYQALKSCDAVLICVPTPFTATKDPDISYIISSTKDIARYLHKEMLVVLISTTYPETTTKVVKPILEKTGLKAGKDFYLAFSPERIDPGNKKFGIANTPTVVGGLTPKCGELAGLLYRQIISQVVMVSSPSAAEMTKLLENIFRSVNIALVNELACLCERMEGVDIWEVVDAAATKPYGYMPFYPGPGLGGHCIPIDPYYLAWKAKEYDFHTDFIELAAETNENMPYHVVDKVISALSDIGLAASRSKVLVLGVAFKKDIDDTRSSPAIKVIELLRPKVKSLIYNDPWVPKFSEHGMSLTSVPLTQKLLRSVDCVLITTNHSEYDLKMIVKNSKLVVDTRNATKGIKSPKIVKIGRKQ, from the coding sequence ATGGACCTGAAGACCAAGATAGAAGCGCATAAGGCCACGGTGGGCGTGATCGGCCTGGGATACGTGGGCCTGCCGCTGGCAGTGGAGTTTGGCCGGGTGGGCTTTAACGTGATCGGCATTGACGTTGACCAGAAGAAAGTGTCCTCCATCAACTCCGGCAGGAATTACATCGCCGACGTGGACGACCAGTTGCTGAAAAAGCTGGTCAGCACGAAAAAGCTCAAGGCCACCGGGGATTACCAGGCGCTTAAAAGCTGTGATGCGGTGTTGATCTGCGTCCCCACCCCGTTTACCGCCACCAAGGACCCCGACATCAGCTACATAATTTCCTCTACTAAGGATATAGCCCGGTATCTTCACAAAGAAATGCTGGTGGTGCTGATCAGCACTACTTATCCCGAGACCACCACCAAAGTGGTCAAGCCGATCCTGGAGAAGACCGGCTTGAAGGCCGGGAAGGATTTTTACCTGGCCTTCTCCCCGGAGCGGATCGATCCCGGCAACAAGAAATTCGGCATCGCCAACACCCCCACCGTGGTGGGGGGCCTGACCCCAAAATGCGGGGAGCTGGCCGGCCTGCTTTACCGGCAGATCATCAGCCAGGTGGTGATGGTCTCCTCGCCCTCGGCCGCCGAGATGACCAAGCTGCTGGAGAACATCTTCCGCAGCGTCAACATAGCCCTGGTGAACGAGCTGGCCTGCCTGTGCGAGCGGATGGAGGGGGTGGACATCTGGGAGGTGGTGGACGCCGCAGCCACCAAGCCCTACGGCTACATGCCGTTCTATCCCGGCCCCGGTCTGGGCGGCCACTGCATCCCCATCGATCCCTATTATCTGGCCTGGAAGGCCAAGGAATATGACTTTCATACCGACTTCATAGAGCTGGCGGCCGAGACCAACGAGAACATGCCCTATCACGTGGTGGACAAGGTGATCAGCGCCCTTTCCGACATCGGGCTGGCGGCCTCCCGGTCCAAGGTGCTGGTGCTGGGAGTGGCCTTTAAAAAGGACATCGACGACACCCGCAGCAGCCCGGCCATCAAGGTGATAGAGCTTTTGCGGCCCAAGGTAAAGTCGCTGATCTACAACGATCCCTGGGTGCCGAAATTCTCGGAACATGGGATGTCCTTGACCTCGGTTCCATTGACCCAGAAGCTGTTAAGGTCGGTGGATTGCGTCCTGATCACCACCAACCATTCCGAATATGACCTGAAGATGATAGTAAAGAATTCCAAATTGGTGGTGGATACCAGGAATGCCACCAAGGGAATAAAAAGCCCCAAAATCGTCAAGATCGGGCGGAAACAATAA
- a CDS encoding dTDP-4-dehydrorhamnose 3,5-epimerase family protein has protein sequence MIEGVKVKKLKVIPDERGRLMEMLRCDDDLFTKFGQVYLSTTYPGVVKGWHYHKLQADNIVCVKGMLKLVLYDERENSATKGEVNEYFLGEHNPLLVQVPKGVYHGWKCISESEAFVINCPTEPYNYNQPDEYRVDPHSSDISYQWERKDG, from the coding sequence ATGATAGAGGGGGTAAAAGTCAAGAAGCTCAAGGTCATCCCCGACGAGCGGGGACGGCTGATGGAAATGCTCCGCTGCGATGATGATCTATTCACCAAATTCGGCCAGGTCTACTTAAGCACCACCTACCCCGGAGTGGTCAAGGGCTGGCATTATCACAAACTCCAGGCCGACAACATCGTCTGTGTAAAAGGGATGCTGAAGCTGGTGCTGTATGACGAACGGGAGAACTCGGCCACCAAAGGCGAGGTCAACGAATATTTTTTGGGTGAGCACAACCCCCTGCTGGTGCAGGTTCCCAAAGGGGTCTATCACGGCTGGAAGTGCATCTCGGAATCGGAAGCCTTCGTCATCAATTGTCCCACCGAGCCATACAACTACAACCAGCCCGATGAATACCGGGTGGATCCCCACAGCAGCGACATTTCCTACCAGTGGGAGCGCAAGGACGGCTGA
- the gmd gene encoding GDP-mannose 4,6-dehydratase, with protein sequence MKALITGITGQDGSYLADFLLAKGYQVHGMVRRASTESFDRIEHIKDKIIFHQADLLDQLSIITAIKEAQPDEIYNLAAQSFVPTSWDQPVLTGEFTALGVTRMLEAVRLVNPKIKFYQASSSEMFGKVRETPQTELTPFHPRSPYGVAKVYGHWITINYRESYDIFACSGILFNHESPRRGKEFVTKKITDHVARIKLGLTDELRLGNLDAKRDWGFAGDYVRAMWLMLQQDQPDDFVIATGHTHSVKDFCQIAFDHLGLDYKKYVKIDPKFVRPAEVDLLLGDPAKAQKKLGWKLEVSFEQLVKMMVDHDLEYYKKLAK encoded by the coding sequence ATGAAAGCATTGATCACCGGCATTACCGGGCAGGACGGATCGTACCTGGCCGATTTTCTTTTAGCCAAGGGCTATCAGGTTCACGGCATGGTGCGGCGGGCCTCCACCGAAAGCTTTGACCGGATAGAGCACATCAAGGACAAGATCATTTTCCACCAGGCCGACCTGCTGGACCAGCTCTCCATCATCACCGCCATCAAAGAGGCCCAGCCCGACGAGATCTACAACCTGGCCGCCCAAAGCTTCGTGCCCACTTCATGGGACCAGCCGGTGCTGACCGGGGAGTTCACCGCCCTGGGGGTCACCAGGATGTTGGAGGCGGTCCGGCTGGTCAACCCCAAGATCAAGTTCTACCAGGCTTCCAGCTCCGAGATGTTCGGCAAGGTGCGGGAGACCCCCCAGACCGAGCTGACCCCGTTTCATCCCCGCAGCCCCTACGGAGTAGCCAAGGTCTACGGCCACTGGATCACCATCAACTACCGGGAATCATACGACATCTTCGCCTGCTCCGGTATCCTGTTCAATCACGAGTCGCCGCGCCGGGGCAAGGAGTTCGTAACCAAGAAGATCACTGATCACGTGGCCCGGATAAAGCTGGGGTTGACCGATGAGCTGCGGCTGGGCAATCTGGACGCCAAGCGGGACTGGGGATTTGCCGGTGACTATGTAAGGGCCATGTGGCTGATGCTGCAGCAGGACCAGCCGGACGATTTTGTGATCGCCACCGGCCACACCCATTCGGTCAAGGATTTCTGCCAAATTGCCTTTGACCACCTGGGGTTGGATTACAAAAAATACGTCAAGATCGATCCCAAATTCGTCCGCCCGGCCGAGGTGGATTTGCTGCTGGGTGACCCGGCCAAGGCCCAGAAAAAGCTGGGCTGGAAACTGGAAGTATCCTTCGAACAATTGGTGAAGATGATGGTGGACCACGACCTGGAATACTACAAAAAGCTGGCCAAGTGA
- the rfbB gene encoding dTDP-glucose 4,6-dehydratase — translation MNKTIMVTGGAGFIGSHFVDHMLAKYPECRIVVYDKLNYRGNMDNLKEAGKNPRYAFVKADICDAQAVGETVEKHKIDVIANFAAETHVDRSIMDPDAFIKTDVYGTYVLLEAVNKYKLERFHHVSTDEVYGQVMTGASKETDPFEARSPYAASKAGAELLVFAYFTTYGTPVTITRGANNIGPRQYPENAVPLFCTNAIDDQPLPMYGDGKQVRQYQYVMDHVEGIETVLLKGQVGQAYNCGPDSETPNIVMATRMLELLGKPASLIKYVADRPGHDRRYCIDSSKLKALGWKPGHNFEQALKLTVDWYRDNEWWWRKLKSGEYKEYYRKWYGQRLADAK, via the coding sequence ATGAATAAAACAATTATGGTCACCGGCGGGGCCGGTTTCATTGGCAGCCATTTTGTGGATCATATGCTGGCCAAGTATCCGGAATGCCGCATCGTGGTATACGACAAACTGAACTATCGCGGCAATATGGACAACCTCAAGGAAGCCGGAAAAAATCCCCGCTATGCCTTTGTCAAAGCTGACATCTGCGATGCTCAGGCGGTGGGCGAGACGGTTGAAAAGCACAAGATCGACGTAATTGCAAATTTCGCGGCCGAGACCCACGTCGACAGGTCCATCATGGACCCCGATGCCTTCATCAAGACCGATGTCTACGGCACTTATGTGCTCCTGGAGGCGGTCAACAAATACAAGCTGGAGCGGTTCCACCACGTTTCAACCGACGAGGTCTACGGCCAGGTGATGACCGGAGCCTCCAAGGAAACAGATCCTTTTGAAGCGCGCAGCCCGTATGCCGCCAGCAAGGCCGGCGCCGAACTGCTGGTGTTTGCCTATTTCACCACCTACGGCACCCCGGTAACCATCACCCGCGGGGCCAACAACATCGGGCCGCGCCAGTATCCGGAGAACGCGGTGCCGCTTTTCTGCACCAACGCCATAGACGATCAGCCCCTGCCGATGTACGGCGACGGCAAACAGGTGCGCCAGTACCAGTATGTGATGGACCATGTGGAGGGGATCGAGACGGTGCTGCTGAAAGGCCAGGTGGGCCAAGCCTACAACTGCGGGCCGGACAGCGAAACCCCCAACATAGTGATGGCGACCCGGATGCTGGAATTACTGGGCAAGCCGGCCAGCCTGATAAAATACGTAGCCGACCGTCCGGGGCACGACCGGCGCTATTGCATAGATTCATCCAAACTGAAGGCCCTGGGCTGGAAGCCGGGCCACAACTTTGAACAGGCGCTCAAGCTGACCGTCGATTGGTACCGGGACAATGAATGGTGGTGGCGTAAGCTGAAGAGCGGCGAGTACAAAGAATATTACCGTAAATGGTATGGCCAGCGGCTGGCTGATGCCAAGTGA